From one Eptesicus fuscus isolate TK198812 chromosome 21, DD_ASM_mEF_20220401, whole genome shotgun sequence genomic stretch:
- the ESRP2 gene encoding epithelial splicing regulatory protein 2 isoform X3: MTPAPPQPPPPGQDPAADSSAETCPGSGPLVVLFGATAGALGPDLGSDETDLILLVWQVVEPRSRQVGTLHKSLVRAEAAALSPQCREASGLSADSLARAEPLDKVLQQFSQLVIGDVALLGGGPYMLCTDGQQLLRQVLHPEASRKNLVLPDTFFSFYDLRREFHVQHPSARLARDLTVATMAQELGLETDATEDDFGVWEVKTMVAVILHLLDGPSGQLFSKPEVIKQKYETGPCKAEVVDSETVVRARGLPWQSSDQDVARFFKGLNIARGGVALCLNAQGRRNGEALIRFVDSEQRDLALQRHKHHMGVRYIEVYKATGEEFVKIAGGTSLEVARFLSREDQVILRLRGLPFSAGPADVLDFLGPECPVTGGADGLLFVRHPDGRPTGDAFALFACEELAQAALRRHKGMLGKRYIELFRSTAAEVQQVLNRYASSPLLPTLTAPLLPIPFPMVAGTGRDCVRLRGLPYTATIEDILSFLGEAAADIRPHGVHMVLNQQGRPSGDAFIQMTSAERALAASQRCHKKVMKERYVEVVPCSTEEMSRVLMGGTLGRSGMSPPPCKLPCLSPPAYATFQATPTLIPTETAALYPSSALLPAARVPAASTPIAYYPGPATQLYMNYTAYYPSPPVSPTTVGYLTTPPAALASAPTSVLSQPGALVRMQGVPYTAGMKDLLSVFQAYQLAPDDYTSLMPVGDPPRTVLQAPKEWVCL; encoded by the exons ATGACTCCGGCGCCaccgcagcccccgcccccgggccagGACCCTGCCGCAGACTCTTCCGCCGAGACCTGCCCAGGGTCTGGACCCCTGGTCGTCCTGTTCGGGGCCACGGCCGGTGCACTGGGGCCGGATCTGGGCTCCGATGAGACCGACTTAATCCTGCTAGTGTGGCAAGTGGTGGAGCCGCGGAGCCGCCAG GTGGGGACGCTGCACAAGTCACTGGTTCGCGCCGAGGCGGCCGCACTGAGTCCGCAGTGCCGCGAGGCGAGTGGCCTGAGCGCCGACAGCCTGGCGCGGGCCGAGCCGCTGGACAAGGTGCTGCAGCAG ttCTCACAGCTGGTGATCGGGGATGTGGCTCTGCTGGGCGGGGGTCCCTACATGCTCTGCACTGATGGACAGCAGCTACTGCGACAGGTCCTGCATCCTGAGGCCTCTAGGAAG AACCTGGTACTCCCCGACACCTTCTTCTCCTTCTACGACCTCCGCAGAGAGTTCCATGTGCAGCACCCAAGTGCCCGCCTCGCCAGGGACCTCACCGTGGCCACCATGGCACAGG AGTTGGGGCTGGAAACAGATGCCACAGAGGATGACTTTGGGGTCTGGGAAGTGAAGACAATGGTAGCTGTCATCCTCCACCTACTTGACGGGCCCAGTG GTCAATTGTTTTCGAAGCCCGAGGTGATAAAGCAGAAATATGAGACTGGACCTTG CAAGGCTGAGGTGGTGGACAGTGAGACCGTGGTTCGGGCCCGTGGGCTGCCCTGGCAGTCATCAGACCAGGACGTGGCTCGCTTCTTCAAAGGACTCAACATTGCCAG GGGTGGTGTAGCCCTCTGCCTCAATGCCCAGGGGCGAAGAAATGGCGAGGCCCTCATCCGCTTTGTGGACAGCGAGCAGCGGGACCTGGCATTGCAGAGACACAAGCACCACATGGGTGTCCGCTACATTGAG GTATATAAAGCAACAGGAGAGGAGTTTGTAAAGATCGCAGGGG GCACGTCACTAGAGGTGGCTCGGTTCCTGTCGCGGGAAGACCAAGTGATCCTGCGGCTGCGGGGACTGCCCTTCTCGGCTGGGCCAGCAGACGTGCTCGACTTCCTGGGGCCAGAGTGCCCAGTGACTGGGGGTGCCGATGGGCTGCTCTTTGTGCGCCACCCTGACGGCCGGCCCACTGGTGATGCCTTTGCACTCTTTGCCTGTGAGGAGCTGGCACAAGCTGCACTGCGCAGGCACAAGGGCATGCTGGGTAAGCGATACATTGAACTCTTCCGGAGCACTGCAGCCGAGGTGCAACAG GTCCTGAACCGCTATGCTTCCAGTCCACTCCTTCCCACACTGACTGCTCCACTGCTGCCCATCCCCTTCCCGATGGTAGCCGGGACTGGGAGAGACTGTGTACGCCTCCGAGGCCTGCCCTACACAGCCACCATCGAAGACATCCTAAGCTTTCTGGGCGAGGCGGCAGCTGACATCCGGCCCCATGGTGTGCACATGGTGCTCAACCAGCAG GGCCGGCCATCCGGCGATGCCTTCATCCAGATGACGTCAGCAGAGCGGGCCTTAGCTGCTTCTCAGCGTTGCCATAAAAAAGTGATGAAGGAACGCTACGTGGAGGTAGTTCCCTGCTCCACAGAGGAGATGAGCCGTGTGCTGATGGGGGGCACTTTGGGTCGCAGTGGCATGTCTCCTCCACCCTGCAAACTACCCT GCCTCTCGCCACCAGCCTACGCCACCTTCCAAGCCACCCCAACACTCATTCCCACTGAGACggcagctctctatccctcttcagcactgctcccagctgccagggtgcctgctgcctccacccccaTTGCCTACTACCCGGGGCCAGCAACTCAACTCTACATGAACTACACAGCTTACTACCCCAG CCCCCCAGTCTCTCCCACCACTGTGGGCTACCTCACCACGCCCCCTGCggccctggcttctgctcctACCTCAGTGTTGTCCCAACCAGGAGCCCTGGTCCGTATGCAGGGTGTCCCATACACAGCTGGTATGAAGGATCTGCTCAGTGTCTTTCAGGCCTACCAG CTAGCCCCTGATGACTACACCAGCCTGATGCCTGTTGGTGACCCACCTCGCACTGTGCTACAGGCCCCCAAAGAGTGGGTGTGTTTGTAG
- the ESRP2 gene encoding epithelial splicing regulatory protein 2 isoform X2, which translates to MTPAPPQPPPPGQDPAADSSAETCPGSGPLVVLFGATAGALGPDLGSDETDLILLVWQVVEPRSRQVGTLHKSLVRAEAAALSPQCREASGLSADSLARAEPLDKVLQQFSQLVIGDVALLGGGPYMLCTDGQQLLRQVLHPEASRKNLVLPDTFFSFYDLRREFHVQHPSARLARDLTVATMAQELGLETDATEDDFGVWEVKTMVAVILHLLDGPSGQLFSKPEVIKQKYETGPCSKAEVVDSETVVRARGLPWQSSDQDVARFFKGLNIARGGVALCLNAQGRRNGEALIRFVDSEQRDLALQRHKHHMGVRYIEVYKATGEEFVKIAGGTSLEVARFLSREDQVILRLRGLPFSAGPADVLDFLGPECPVTGGADGLLFVRHPDGRPTGDAFALFACEELAQAALRRHKGMLGKRYIELFRSTAAEVQQVLNRYASSPLLPTLTAPLLPIPFPMVAGTGRDCVRLRGLPYTATIEDILSFLGEAAADIRPHGVHMVLNQQGRPSGDAFIQMTSAERALAASQRCHKKVMKERYVEVVPCSTEEMSRVLMGGTLGRSGMSPPPCKLPCLSPPAYATFQATPTLIPTETAALYPSSALLPAARVPAASTPIAYYPGPATQLYMNYTAYYPSPPVSPTTVGYLTTPPAALASAPTSVLSQPGALVRMQGVPYTAGMKDLLSVFQAYQLAPDDYTSLMPVGDPPRTVLQAPKEWVCL; encoded by the exons ATGACTCCGGCGCCaccgcagcccccgcccccgggccagGACCCTGCCGCAGACTCTTCCGCCGAGACCTGCCCAGGGTCTGGACCCCTGGTCGTCCTGTTCGGGGCCACGGCCGGTGCACTGGGGCCGGATCTGGGCTCCGATGAGACCGACTTAATCCTGCTAGTGTGGCAAGTGGTGGAGCCGCGGAGCCGCCAG GTGGGGACGCTGCACAAGTCACTGGTTCGCGCCGAGGCGGCCGCACTGAGTCCGCAGTGCCGCGAGGCGAGTGGCCTGAGCGCCGACAGCCTGGCGCGGGCCGAGCCGCTGGACAAGGTGCTGCAGCAG ttCTCACAGCTGGTGATCGGGGATGTGGCTCTGCTGGGCGGGGGTCCCTACATGCTCTGCACTGATGGACAGCAGCTACTGCGACAGGTCCTGCATCCTGAGGCCTCTAGGAAG AACCTGGTACTCCCCGACACCTTCTTCTCCTTCTACGACCTCCGCAGAGAGTTCCATGTGCAGCACCCAAGTGCCCGCCTCGCCAGGGACCTCACCGTGGCCACCATGGCACAGG AGTTGGGGCTGGAAACAGATGCCACAGAGGATGACTTTGGGGTCTGGGAAGTGAAGACAATGGTAGCTGTCATCCTCCACCTACTTGACGGGCCCAGTG GTCAATTGTTTTCGAAGCCCGAGGTGATAAAGCAGAAATATGAGACTGGACCTTG CAGCAAGGCTGAGGTGGTGGACAGTGAGACCGTGGTTCGGGCCCGTGGGCTGCCCTGGCAGTCATCAGACCAGGACGTGGCTCGCTTCTTCAAAGGACTCAACATTGCCAG GGGTGGTGTAGCCCTCTGCCTCAATGCCCAGGGGCGAAGAAATGGCGAGGCCCTCATCCGCTTTGTGGACAGCGAGCAGCGGGACCTGGCATTGCAGAGACACAAGCACCACATGGGTGTCCGCTACATTGAG GTATATAAAGCAACAGGAGAGGAGTTTGTAAAGATCGCAGGGG GCACGTCACTAGAGGTGGCTCGGTTCCTGTCGCGGGAAGACCAAGTGATCCTGCGGCTGCGGGGACTGCCCTTCTCGGCTGGGCCAGCAGACGTGCTCGACTTCCTGGGGCCAGAGTGCCCAGTGACTGGGGGTGCCGATGGGCTGCTCTTTGTGCGCCACCCTGACGGCCGGCCCACTGGTGATGCCTTTGCACTCTTTGCCTGTGAGGAGCTGGCACAAGCTGCACTGCGCAGGCACAAGGGCATGCTGGGTAAGCGATACATTGAACTCTTCCGGAGCACTGCAGCCGAGGTGCAACAG GTCCTGAACCGCTATGCTTCCAGTCCACTCCTTCCCACACTGACTGCTCCACTGCTGCCCATCCCCTTCCCGATGGTAGCCGGGACTGGGAGAGACTGTGTACGCCTCCGAGGCCTGCCCTACACAGCCACCATCGAAGACATCCTAAGCTTTCTGGGCGAGGCGGCAGCTGACATCCGGCCCCATGGTGTGCACATGGTGCTCAACCAGCAG GGCCGGCCATCCGGCGATGCCTTCATCCAGATGACGTCAGCAGAGCGGGCCTTAGCTGCTTCTCAGCGTTGCCATAAAAAAGTGATGAAGGAACGCTACGTGGAGGTAGTTCCCTGCTCCACAGAGGAGATGAGCCGTGTGCTGATGGGGGGCACTTTGGGTCGCAGTGGCATGTCTCCTCCACCCTGCAAACTACCCT GCCTCTCGCCACCAGCCTACGCCACCTTCCAAGCCACCCCAACACTCATTCCCACTGAGACggcagctctctatccctcttcagcactgctcccagctgccagggtgcctgctgcctccacccccaTTGCCTACTACCCGGGGCCAGCAACTCAACTCTACATGAACTACACAGCTTACTACCCCAG CCCCCCAGTCTCTCCCACCACTGTGGGCTACCTCACCACGCCCCCTGCggccctggcttctgctcctACCTCAGTGTTGTCCCAACCAGGAGCCCTGGTCCGTATGCAGGGTGTCCCATACACAGCTGGTATGAAGGATCTGCTCAGTGTCTTTCAGGCCTACCAG CTAGCCCCTGATGACTACACCAGCCTGATGCCTGTTGGTGACCCACCTCGCACTGTGCTACAGGCCCCCAAAGAGTGGGTGTGTTTGTAG
- the ESRP2 gene encoding epithelial splicing regulatory protein 2 isoform X1 — MTPAPPQPPPPGQDPAADSSAETCPGSGPLVVLFGATAGALGPDLGSDETDLILLVWQVVEPRSRQVGWGEGGGVPRELRDPKAQWLTGFPRLSQVGTLHKSLVRAEAAALSPQCREASGLSADSLARAEPLDKVLQQFSQLVIGDVALLGGGPYMLCTDGQQLLRQVLHPEASRKNLVLPDTFFSFYDLRREFHVQHPSARLARDLTVATMAQELGLETDATEDDFGVWEVKTMVAVILHLLDGPSGQLFSKPEVIKQKYETGPCSKAEVVDSETVVRARGLPWQSSDQDVARFFKGLNIARGGVALCLNAQGRRNGEALIRFVDSEQRDLALQRHKHHMGVRYIEVYKATGEEFVKIAGGTSLEVARFLSREDQVILRLRGLPFSAGPADVLDFLGPECPVTGGADGLLFVRHPDGRPTGDAFALFACEELAQAALRRHKGMLGKRYIELFRSTAAEVQQVLNRYASSPLLPTLTAPLLPIPFPMVAGTGRDCVRLRGLPYTATIEDILSFLGEAAADIRPHGVHMVLNQQGRPSGDAFIQMTSAERALAASQRCHKKVMKERYVEVVPCSTEEMSRVLMGGTLGRSGMSPPPCKLPCLSPPAYATFQATPTLIPTETAALYPSSALLPAARVPAASTPIAYYPGPATQLYMNYTAYYPSPPVSPTTVGYLTTPPAALASAPTSVLSQPGALVRMQGVPYTAGMKDLLSVFQAYQLAPDDYTSLMPVGDPPRTVLQAPKEWVCL, encoded by the exons ATGACTCCGGCGCCaccgcagcccccgcccccgggccagGACCCTGCCGCAGACTCTTCCGCCGAGACCTGCCCAGGGTCTGGACCCCTGGTCGTCCTGTTCGGGGCCACGGCCGGTGCACTGGGGCCGGATCTGGGCTCCGATGAGACCGACTTAATCCTGCTAGTGTGGCAAGTGGTGGAGCCGCGGAGCCGCCAGgtagggtggggagagggtggtggcGTCCCCAGGGAGCTTCGTGATCCGAAGGCGCAGTGGTTGACCGGTTTCCCCCGCCTCTCGCAGGTGGGGACGCTGCACAAGTCACTGGTTCGCGCCGAGGCGGCCGCACTGAGTCCGCAGTGCCGCGAGGCGAGTGGCCTGAGCGCCGACAGCCTGGCGCGGGCCGAGCCGCTGGACAAGGTGCTGCAGCAG ttCTCACAGCTGGTGATCGGGGATGTGGCTCTGCTGGGCGGGGGTCCCTACATGCTCTGCACTGATGGACAGCAGCTACTGCGACAGGTCCTGCATCCTGAGGCCTCTAGGAAG AACCTGGTACTCCCCGACACCTTCTTCTCCTTCTACGACCTCCGCAGAGAGTTCCATGTGCAGCACCCAAGTGCCCGCCTCGCCAGGGACCTCACCGTGGCCACCATGGCACAGG AGTTGGGGCTGGAAACAGATGCCACAGAGGATGACTTTGGGGTCTGGGAAGTGAAGACAATGGTAGCTGTCATCCTCCACCTACTTGACGGGCCCAGTG GTCAATTGTTTTCGAAGCCCGAGGTGATAAAGCAGAAATATGAGACTGGACCTTG CAGCAAGGCTGAGGTGGTGGACAGTGAGACCGTGGTTCGGGCCCGTGGGCTGCCCTGGCAGTCATCAGACCAGGACGTGGCTCGCTTCTTCAAAGGACTCAACATTGCCAG GGGTGGTGTAGCCCTCTGCCTCAATGCCCAGGGGCGAAGAAATGGCGAGGCCCTCATCCGCTTTGTGGACAGCGAGCAGCGGGACCTGGCATTGCAGAGACACAAGCACCACATGGGTGTCCGCTACATTGAG GTATATAAAGCAACAGGAGAGGAGTTTGTAAAGATCGCAGGGG GCACGTCACTAGAGGTGGCTCGGTTCCTGTCGCGGGAAGACCAAGTGATCCTGCGGCTGCGGGGACTGCCCTTCTCGGCTGGGCCAGCAGACGTGCTCGACTTCCTGGGGCCAGAGTGCCCAGTGACTGGGGGTGCCGATGGGCTGCTCTTTGTGCGCCACCCTGACGGCCGGCCCACTGGTGATGCCTTTGCACTCTTTGCCTGTGAGGAGCTGGCACAAGCTGCACTGCGCAGGCACAAGGGCATGCTGGGTAAGCGATACATTGAACTCTTCCGGAGCACTGCAGCCGAGGTGCAACAG GTCCTGAACCGCTATGCTTCCAGTCCACTCCTTCCCACACTGACTGCTCCACTGCTGCCCATCCCCTTCCCGATGGTAGCCGGGACTGGGAGAGACTGTGTACGCCTCCGAGGCCTGCCCTACACAGCCACCATCGAAGACATCCTAAGCTTTCTGGGCGAGGCGGCAGCTGACATCCGGCCCCATGGTGTGCACATGGTGCTCAACCAGCAG GGCCGGCCATCCGGCGATGCCTTCATCCAGATGACGTCAGCAGAGCGGGCCTTAGCTGCTTCTCAGCGTTGCCATAAAAAAGTGATGAAGGAACGCTACGTGGAGGTAGTTCCCTGCTCCACAGAGGAGATGAGCCGTGTGCTGATGGGGGGCACTTTGGGTCGCAGTGGCATGTCTCCTCCACCCTGCAAACTACCCT GCCTCTCGCCACCAGCCTACGCCACCTTCCAAGCCACCCCAACACTCATTCCCACTGAGACggcagctctctatccctcttcagcactgctcccagctgccagggtgcctgctgcctccacccccaTTGCCTACTACCCGGGGCCAGCAACTCAACTCTACATGAACTACACAGCTTACTACCCCAG CCCCCCAGTCTCTCCCACCACTGTGGGCTACCTCACCACGCCCCCTGCggccctggcttctgctcctACCTCAGTGTTGTCCCAACCAGGAGCCCTGGTCCGTATGCAGGGTGTCCCATACACAGCTGGTATGAAGGATCTGCTCAGTGTCTTTCAGGCCTACCAG CTAGCCCCTGATGACTACACCAGCCTGATGCCTGTTGGTGACCCACCTCGCACTGTGCTACAGGCCCCCAAAGAGTGGGTGTGTTTGTAG